The Leptodactylus fuscus isolate aLepFus1 chromosome 1, aLepFus1.hap2, whole genome shotgun sequence nucleotide sequence gctgtcaggctcctgtgtatgatggatatggaggaaccctgagcccaatcccggggcctccacctcatcccctgatacaggaggagatcaatggacagaagatcctagaactcacccacaagatgctggagctgctgactggagaggtgacactgctgggaatgctgggacattatacagtaactggaggggtcggggtgatgactgtatcattgtgttgtcaggttcctataaggtgtcaggatgtcgctgtctatttctccatggaggagtgggagtatttagaaggacacaaggatctgtacaaggaggtgatgatggaggaccagcagcccctcacatcagcaggtaatagacatgactatatacacatggacttccattatttgtatgtacagaatgaattcagtccctgtctgtgtttcctacaggtagatccagtaagaggacaacaccggagagatgtcccagtcctcttcttccacaggatgatgatcaggtagatggagatattccctatgatgtgtagacgggctgtgaagtccttgtggtcagtcttgttgtatccagcagtattatatggttatatacatgggcggtgtcattgagccgccatctaatatgtttatccggcttctcacagacctgcagctactgtcaggacatctttcatcttcatgcggattaatgatctagaacattctctgtgacttccccatttgtccggtgacttttacattatttgtttcccagattttccatcaggataaagatgtgagtgacattaatgctatatctatgagaatacaggaagagccctatgtgagtggtgatgaggagtgtgaggaggacattcctacagggacccgcccaggtgaggagtcaccactatataaagcacagaagggtcactgattctattcagacattgtttagactatttgttgttccccgattcaggtaaaatactaataataccggaatataaatgtgataccgctatagggggtaataaatgtagtatagaatagaacggacagcaggaatatggacttgacatcgatgtgaaggaggcaaatttcttcctcaccggctgtcagtcctcgtgaagggaaagaatttaccagaattatatagcagattatttcaggggCCGGAAAAAtaatcctgctcgatcttcaggcagattccacctcagagctctatggaaataaatgggaggtggaaaatcccgcctggccagtaaggaatctgatggagattcgggggctgatttggtaaagcggaaaaattcttcttctgattTTCCGAAGCAGCTTCtataaatgtcactgtgtaaacctcaccttagaccccaatcacactatggaatctggactagaaaatctggtctgtacatcagtcacatttcccagcctgaactctgtccacacaccaggactccccgtatcttagtgatctatgacgctaggagtccctgcttccttgtgactccacagaccctactacatactgtatgggacagcagatccgcggtgagttcaggctgggaaatccagcagatgtggtttggattgtattgtgtgtatggggtgtaatacagtaagatctatggcatcctacagtattattccacataagtggccatatttaagcagccatggattgtgttcacctagagcgtactattacggtgcaagtcgggaaggggttaaccccaATTAATGTATATACCCATGCACATATgtatatacttataaggttatgttattcaataatagtaacatcagttttcttcttgtcagatgactgtaccaggagctcagagggacatgtgatatctacagattataaagcagaggatcatggtatcacacaagatccatatgaagaacatgtcaataccccagatataccctcagcccttcaggaGAATGATCTTTCTTCTAATTCATTACAGTCTTTTaagcaaaatgaaagctgcagaagaggtgttatacatcagagaacaaacacaggagagaagccatattcatgcccagaatgtgggaaatgttttgctcagaaatcaaacCTTGTTaaccatcaaagaactcacacaggggagaagccatattcatgttcagaatgtgggaaatgttttgcgcagaaatcagaccttgttaagcatcaaagaactcacacaggagagaagccatattcgtgcccagaatgtgggaaatgttttactcagaaatcaaatcttgttctcCATCAAAagtctcacacaggggagaagccatattcatgcccaaaatgtgggaaatgttttactatgaaatcaagtcttgttgaccatcaaagaactcacacaggggaaaagccatatttatgcccagaatgtgggaaatgttttggtcagaaatcagatcttgttaagcatcaaagaactcacacaggagagaagccatattcatgctcagaatgtggcaaatgttttatctctaaatctatCCTTCTTagtcatcaaagaactcacacaggggagaagccatattcatgcccagaatgtgggaaatgttttactcagaaatcaaaccTTGTTCTCCATCAAAagtctcacacaggggagaagccacattcatgcccagaatgtggcaaatgttttatctctaaatctcTCCTTCTTagtcatcaaagaactcacacaggggagaagccatattcatgcccagaatgtggaaaatgttttattcagaaatcagaccttgttagacatcaaaaaactcacacaggagagaagccatattcatgcccagaatgtggcaaatgttttatctctaaatctcTCCTTCTTagtcatcaaagaactcacacaggagagaagtctttttcatgctcagaatgtgggaaacgttttgctcagaaatcaaaccttgttaagcatcaaagaactcacacaggggagaagccatattcatgttcagaatgtgggaaatgttttgcgcagaaatcagaccttgttaagcatcaaagaacacacacaggggagaagccatattcatgcccagaatgtgggaaatgttttactcagaaatcaactcTTGTTCTCCATCAAAagtctcacacaggggagaagccatattcatgcccaaaatgtgggaaatgttttggtcagaaatcagatcttgttaagcatcaaagaactcacacaggagagaagccatattcatgctcagaatgtggcaaatgttttatctctaaatctcTCCTTCTTagtcatcaaagaactcacacaggggagaagccacattcatgcccagaatgtggcaaatgttttatctctaaatctcTCCTTCTTAGTCATCAAAGAacgcacacaggagagaagccattgtaATCTACAATCAGAGAATTCACAACGGGAGAAGCAAATTGTAAGTGGATTTTCAACCAGAAGTCATTGACCCGTCTAGGTTGTAAGAAGGAACTTATAttcacattatttttttattttattttttttggttaaatTATTTATTGCCTGGTCGTCCTCGGCAGCACAATACACATGGGTTATAGTTCCCTCGGTACAACCACATAGAGACGGGTTAAGCAATCGTCAAACAATTAAACAATTAACCAATCAGACCCCAGGCATATTCAGGACACAGAGagtaggacacagtgtattgtaacaGACATGGAGACAGGATCTATCCCCCAGGATAATGGTGTATCCGCTACCATGGaggcagattattattatttatttatatagcaacattaattccatggtgctttacatttgggggttacatacaatacacagaatatacaggtagatataatactaacaatgactgactggcacagtggggtagagggccctgcccgcgagggcttacagtctatgagggaaggggggtagagacagaaggagagggggagactgtacagatggaggtgcggtgatagtgttattggaggttgtaggcaaagtcgtcagctgagataagtgatgtcggagggggggcgggaggagggagttgaaggtggagaatagctgtttggggttgcgagagagtgaagatatgagtgtggtgaagtagacctgctttgcggaggtgagtgcgttcttaaatgagagaactgcttctttgtacctgaggaaatcctccttggagtggcttttcttccagaggcgctctgcaacccgcgaggcacgtctcagttttttagtcaggtcagtgtgccagggttgtctattgatcgggtGGCTTTTCCGCACTGTATACAGGGTTGATCTCTGTCCCTCAGTGGTGAAGGTGTACCATTATAGCGGTGGCCAAACAGCAACCTTGATACATGAGCAGAAGCTCATATGTTGGGgttctataccccccccccccatgccggCAGGACATATTCAGGCAAGTGGCTGACAGCAGTGTGGCTCACACTGTTATGTGTTATGGCGCCAGTCTGGGTTTGCTTTGCACatggtacttgtggttctccaggaagTGATGTTTTCTCTTCGAGGCTGAGTAAGGGCAgaagtgacatcaccatgtgcaCCAATGCTCCCAGCGTCTCATAATTCTGGTGGCTTCCTTGGCTATGGTGCACTCAGCCGACTACTCTGCCCTCTACTTGCTACTGTAAGTATTGCACACCTGCAGCCATCCCCATCCGTGTATCTGCTAGAAGAGTTTGGAGGTTTTGACCTGCGTCTTATAGCCTCTGTTTATCATGCTATATTTGGTGTTTTGCCTCATGTATGTTTGTATTTGTATACTTAATGCTTTCTGCTTGCTGTGCAGCTACTAAGTATGTGTTTTCTGTGTCTAAGATGTCGTCTTCTCAAGAAAGTTCCAGGAAAAGGTTCCATAAAGCAAAACACAGAGTTTGTAATAAATGTGTTAGCCATTGCCTGATGACTTACCCTCTGACACAGGTGAGGGCTGTGTATGTCCTGCAGCTCCATTATACAGGGAGGATCCAAGGGGTTTCTTAAAATGGTTAAACAGCAAATATCAGaggcagtgcaggggttaaatCTGTACGAGGAACTACAAGGGCCAGAGAGTCGTCCTCTCCTGATGAGAGTATACAGGAGTCAGCTGCAGTTCACACTCTGAAGTAGATTCCTCCTCTGTGGCCTCTAACGCTGgggtcacactagcgcccggagtccgttctgagctttccgtcttctgcatgcagaagatggaaagctgtcagaccaggtctggccgtgtgcgccggtgagcgttttatgctctccgccgcaaaactgttttttttaaaccagacacagagtactgcatgtccgactctgtccggtttaaaaaaaaaaacgttttcgcggcggagagcataaaacgcggacatctttcaaacccattcaaatgaaagagtcctgtaggtttccatctcctgctcggttttgtgcaggaaacctgcatgaacggagaccgggcgcagatgtgaacgagccctaattcaGATCAGTCTGAAGAATATTATTTGATGTCTATAGACGGCCTTAATAAATTACTTACAAGTGTTAAAGTCATGGTAGAGCCAGACAGCAATGTGCAGTATAAGCCTAAAAGGCAAAGGAAGTTTTATTTTGTGGCTTCCAAGTACAGGTCATTCCCAAGTCACCCAGTGGTGGAGGAATGGATGAGGAGAGACTGGGATAAACCAGATAAGAAAACTGACCCAGAGTCCAGATCAAAACTATTTACAAACTAGATGATTCTGTGACAAAAAGCTGGGACTCAGTCCTCAAGTGGCCATGTTATCCAGAAAGGTTGTAGTCCTATCTGAAGACTCAGCGCTCCAGAAAGAGCCAATGGACCATGAAGCTTATTCTCttatttataaaatataaatcCTACTTTTGCAGTGGGGGGCCTGTAAAATGGCATTAGCCTGTGTCCAGTGGCCAGGGCTCTCAGAGTTTGGCTTGTAATACCCCCATTATCCTCTGTCCCAGTGGCCAGGGCTCTCAGAGTTTGGCTTGTAATACCCCCATTATCCTCTGTCCCAGTGGCCAGGGCTCTCAGAGTCTGGCTTGTAATACCCCCATTATCCTCTGTCCCAGTGGCCAGGGCTCTCAGTCTGGCTTGTAATACCCCCTTTACCCTGTGTCCCAGTGACCAGGGCCCTCAGAGATTGGCTCAACCACCTAACTAGAGAGCTAGAAGTAGATTCTCCTAGTGAAGAAATATTCCATTCTTTTCCCCTCTTGAAAACTGCTGCAGAGTTTTTATGTGACTCACAATTAGATGTCAGGAAATTTTCTTCCCAGTCTCTGGCCCTCTCAAATGCAGCCAGAAGAGTTGTGTGGCTCATGTTGGGGTCAGGTGATAATCTGTCCAACAACAACGTTTGCAATTTACTATCCCAGCCAGAGTCCATATTGGGTGCTCAACTCTGTAAGATCCTGAAATCCTTGAGtaaaggagcaaaaaaaaaagtcctagaaGACCATCCAATGGGTGCTCTGATTCATCAGGAACAGAAGCCAAAGTAAATCTTTCTTCAAAAAGAACTCCTCAGGTCCCAAGACTTCTGATGCTAGGCCTATGACTGTAAGCACAAGATTAAAAGTTTTGCTTTTCTTTGGTCACCGACTTCTTCAGATACATTGGGTCACATCATCTATCAAAAATAAATACTCCTCAAATTCTGGAAGATTCTCCCCCCCAATCATTTTGTGCTgtactaccgtattttacggactataaggcgcactggactataaggcgcattgcccatgagcgccttatagtccatctcggttcatatataaggcgcaccggactataagccgcagtccggtgcgcattatatgttattgaaagcgacggcaggcagattttgccagcggccgcttaaccccccgcgtgccggccgcttaaccccccgcgtgccagccgcttttattggaagcgctcggcaggcgaggaggggctctatcagcaaaatcatgctgatagagtccaACCGTAAAAGctacattaaactacccccccccgttttaacataaaaccctgaaacagaatgtgaaacttaccgagcggtgcagggtgggtgggcattcaggcctcctcttcctccgatgttccgtcctcctcctccggcactcgcgaactgataatggcatgggcgcatgcgcagtagccgtagtagaagcattatgatattgcgcatgcgcccaggccattatcagttagcgagcgccggaggaagtggtctggacatcggaggaagaggaggcctgaatgcctgcCCGCCCTGCATcggtcggtaagtttcacgttctgtttcacacCGGCGTGAcaacagggctgccggacacttcccattcatttctatgggagccgacatgcgagcgctccccatagaaatgaatggactgcttttttccattcatttctatgggagccggcatgcgagcgctccccatagaaatgaatggactgcttttttccattcatttctatgggagccggcatgcgagcgctccccatagaaatgaatggactgcttttttccattcatttctatgggagccggcatgcgagcgctccccatagaaatgaatggactgcttttttccattcatttctatgggagccggcatgcgagcgctccccatagaaatgaatggactgcttttttccattcatttc carries:
- the LOC142193777 gene encoding LOW QUALITY PROTEIN: uncharacterized protein LOC142193777 (The sequence of the model RefSeq protein was modified relative to this genomic sequence to represent the inferred CDS: deleted 1 base in 1 codon), translated to MERDRNKMAESLLNLTLEIIYLLTGEDYTVVKKTSSGRCQAPVYDGYGGTLSPILGPPPHPLIQEEINGQKILELTHKMLELLTGEVPIRCQDVAVYFSMEEWEYLEGHKDLYKEVMMEDQQPLTSAGRSSKRTTPERCPSPLLPQDDDQVDGDMSSSQESSRKRFHKAKHRVCNKCVSHCLMTYPLTQALRNLNPDPQQPSPSLELSVVFSALMLLLSLYKIYQSLSISLLSGDNFCKASLSTADRAMRGAPSTLVEMERDRNKMAESLLNLTLEIIYQLTGEDYTVVKKTSSGRCQAPVYDGYGGTLSPIPGPPPHPLIQEEINGQKILELTHKMLELLTGEVPIRCQDVAVYFSMEEWEYLEGHKDLYKEVMMEDQQPLTSAGRSSKRTTPERCPSPLLPQDDDQVDGDIPYDIFHQDKDVSDINAISMRIQEEPYVSGDEECEEDIPTGTRPDDCTRSSEGHVISTDYKAEDHGITQDPYEEHVNTPDIPSALQENDLSSNSLQSFKQNESCRRGVIHQRTNTGEKPYSCPECGKCFAQKSNLVNHQRTHTGEKPYSCSECGKCFAQKSDLVKHQRTHTGEKPYSCPECGKCFTQKSNLVLHQKSHTGEKPYSCPKCGKCFTMKSSLVDHQRTHTGEKPYLCPECGKCFGQKSDLVKHQRTHTGEKPYSCSECGKCFISKSILLSHQRTHTGEKPYSCPECGKCFTQKSNLVLHQKTHTGEKPYSCPECGKCFIQKSDLVRHQKTHTGEKPYSCPECGKCFISKSLLLSHQRTHTGEKSFSCSECGKRFAQKSNLVKHQRTHTGEKPYSCSECGKCFAQKSDLVKHQRTHTGEKPYSCPECGKCFTQKSTLVLHQKSHTGEKPYSCPKCGKCFGQKSDLVKHQRTHTGEKPYSCSECGKCFISKSLLLSHQRTHTGESHIHAQNVANVLSLNLSFLVIKERTQERSHCNLQSENSQREKQILLSMCFLCLRCRLLKKVPGKGSIKQNTEFVINVLAIA